CGGGCCGGGGTTCCTCTCCTAGTAACAAGCACACGATGTGCCAAGGATGCGGCTCCCTGGATTGACCTTGCGCCACACTAGGTAGGCCGTGGGGCTGTTACACTGATCCCCACCGTTTACTTCCATTTTGCCAGAATGTCCACAAGCTGTGCTTAGTGCAATGTAGGTCTCAACTCCTGGGCTCCAAATCCCGTGGGGTCATGTGGGTGAAAAGGATCCTCAGCCACAAACTCCAAGCATTTCTTGACCGCAGGAGCAGGTCCCTGCACTAGCTCTGGATCTGAGCTTAGCCCTCCAGCAGTAGACCTGGAAGAAGTTGCCTGAGGTATGTTTTAGGGAAATGGAATGAAAGTAGGGGACAAGGGGTACTGTGAGACCTTTACTCAACTCCACAATTTTCCTTAGCCTCAGTTTTTCCACCTATGACATGGGAATATAAATTGCAGGGATCAGTGAATACACACAGCAAAAGGAACCACTGGACTCTTGCTTAGGGCAATGGTGGTGGCAGAAGTAGAGTGAGATGAAATAATAGAAAGAGGCAGGATTCAAGAAAAAATGCTCATTCTTGAGTAAAACTTGCATTTCATTAATAAGTGTTtgttaaatcagttcagttcagttgctcagtcgtgtctgaccccttgagaccccatggactgcagcacgccaggcttccctgtccatcaccaactcccggagcttgctcaaacttatgtccatcgagccggtgatgccatccgaccatctcattctctgtcgtccccttctcctcccaccttcaatctttcccagcctcaggctcttttccagtgagtcagttctttgcatcaggtggccgaagtattggagcttcagcttcagcaccggtccctccaatgaatattcatttgttaaataaattagttaattcTCTGTTGCCAGAGAcagcaacaaataaacaaaacaacaaaaacaaactcgtGTGTTTCATTGCACAGGGTGTCCTGACAGAGGAGATTGTTACTAAAAGAACTCCCCTAAACcccttatttatatattttttcaccaGGGGGCATATTTCAccaatttgtatttttaagaaaatacaaattgtaCCCACATTATAAAGAAGCCAGAGttactccctctctctctttaagCATGGGTTTTGTTGATTGTGTGGTAGAgcttatttctgtttccttcacGGCTTAGTTTTTAAAACGCCACTCTATGCAAGGACCACTTCAGAAAGTATCAGTTGGTGTTTCAAGTATGGCCATTTCTCTGCAACCAAAGTTCGGGCCACCCAAAGGGGGActtgttgggggaggggagtgttATAGTTTTGAGTCAGTAAAGCAAACTGGAGGTTGTTGTCAAATTGGACTTTTTGTGTACACTTTCCATGTCACTGGTTTTATACTACAGAATATAAAACAATACCGtgtaaaaaatattattacaCTGAAGAATTAGGAACTTATGAATTCTCTAATcccatcactgattcagtgaatTTGGAGTAAGTCATTTCCCAACTTCAGCTCTCACTTTTTTCAACTAAAATGAAAGGGCCTGACTGGGGCTCTTTCAGTTTGAGAATCATTTTCTGATTCTCAGAGGGAACAACGGAAGCTTTACTTACTGATGCCTCTGTAATGACCATACCACTTGACATGCCATTTCATTCTCATGGCAACAGCTCTGTTTGGGCTCCGCTGCCCTCCAGCTCTTTAGAAACTGCTGCAGGTAGGAGGTTTCAGGCCTTTCCTGAGTGGCCAGAGGGCTGGCTGATTTCGAACTTTCTCTTACAGTTTCTGAGTTTATGCTACAAGTTCTTCCTCCATCTACTGTGAGATGAGCTCACAGTAAATATTGGTAGAGTGTAAAAGTCGGCAAGAAAAAGAGGTACAGAGGTTTAGCTTATATAAAACACAAATATGCTAATAAGATTAGCCATGCATTTTGTCCCACCTCAAATCGTATTTATGAATGGTTGACTGAGTTATCACACAACTGCCCCAGAGGCTGCTAATGTGCCAGCCTAGGAGACAGGATTTGAGTGACGTTCCATTAGATAAATGTGTGACTTCTGACAAGTCCCTTCCAgaccagtttcctcatctgtacaaagAGGAGCTTAGAATAccgttatgggctgaattgtgtgcCCCCTTCACCCCAAGTTTGTATGTTGAACTCCTAacccctcagaatgtgaccttacttggaaatagggtcagtgtaattttttaattatggtCATACCGGAGTCATACCTTAATTAGGTCATACCAGagtagattgttgttgtttagtcgataagtcatgtctgactctttacgatcctATGGACTaaggccctccaggctcctctggccatgggatttccaaggcaagaatactggagtgcgtggccatttccttcttcagtggatcttcccgacccagggattgaacctgagtctcctgcattggcaggtgcattctttatcactgagctgccaaggaagtcctggcATTGGAGATATGCAAAGTCGAAAAGCAAATATCCCTCCCCTTGCATTCATTCTAAGTTTTAAAAGATTTAGTTGGCTAAATATAGCATAGTTTATTTTAGTTTAGTAATAATTTGTGCATTTAATCATGAGTTAACTAGGATTACCTCATCAATGTGATATAATTAGTGCCAAAAATCAAAGGAAGGTGATGTTTTTAAGTAGCTGTTGATCTCTTATGGTGAGTAAATATGTTTAATtcattaggtttttaaaaatattaaaaattgtcaGGACCCCCTTTactacattatttaaaatataaatttatttattttaattggaggctaattactttacaatattgtattggttttgccatacatcaacatgaatctgccatgggtgtacacgagttccccatcctgaacccctctcctgcctccctccccatcccatccctctgggtcatcccaatgcaccagtcccgagcatcctgtatcatgcatcaaacctggactggcaagtcatttcacatatgatattatacatgtttcaatgccattctcccaaattatcccaccctcaccctctcccacagagtccaaaagactgttctatatatctgtgtctcttttactgtctcacatacagggttatcattaccatctttctaaattgcatatatatgcgttagtatactgtattggtgtttttctttctggcttacttcactctgtataataggctccagtttcatccaccttattagaactgattcaaatgtattcttttttatggctgagtaatattccattgtgtatatgtaccacagctttcttatccattcgtctgctgatggacatctaggttgcttccatgtcctggctattataaacagtgctgtaatgaacactggggtacatgtgtctctttccattctggtttcctcggtgtgtatgcccagcagtgggattgctgggtcgtatggcagttctatttcgagtattttaaggaatctccacactgttctccatagcggctgtaatagtttgcattcccaccaacagtgtaatagggttcccttttctccacaccctctccagcatttattgcttgtagacttttggattgcagccattctgactggtgtgaaatggtacctcattgtggttttgatttgcatttctctgataatgaatgatgttgagcatcttttcacatgtttgttagccatctgtatgtcttctttggagaaatgtctgtttagttctttggctcattttttgattgggtcatttatttttctggagttgagctgcaggagttgcttgtatatttttgagattaattctttgtcgttgcttcatttgctattattttctcccattctgaaggttgtattttcaccttggttatagtttcctttgttgtgcagaagcttttaattttaattaggtcccatttgtttatttttgcttttatttccaatattctgggaggtgggtcatagaggatcctgctgtcatttatgtcggagagtgccCCCTTTACTACATTTTGGATCCCTAGGGTTTCAGGAACCTCGTCCCAAGGTGATTAGCTAGAGCAAGGGTCCTCACACTTTCCCTGGCAAGGGACAGATAGTAAATACATTAGACTTTGTGGCCCAGTCTCTGTCACAAATAATTACACAATGCTGTCATTGTAACATGAAAGCCGCCATAGGCAATACAAAAGAATGAGCATGGCtgagttccaataaaattttattaatggaCACCgaaatctgaatttcatataatcTTAACATGTAGTGAAATactattcttcttttgatttttttaaccatGTGAAAGTGGAGAACCCATTCTTAACGCACACCTTGTAGAAAAACAGGTGGCAGACATGCTACAGGTATTTGGCAGACTGGCCACAGTTTGCCAACCCACAAGCTAGAGTCTCTCTAATACTACTGTAGTTCTGGCTTTAGGCGGTTCTTACAACCCCAAGGGTCTAGATGAGGCCCAGAGAGTGATTACAATTTTAGTACTTAGAACacaaacccgggtttcctgcttTCCAGTCCATGGCCCCTAAGGCGGCTCTAAGCTGTTGGTTTAGTCATGATTTCAGATGCGGTCTTTGTATCCATTCGGTGCAGAAAATAGATGTGTGGTCAGTGGCCTTTTCCAGGCGTTGACCATGTAAGGGCTGTCCTCTTATTAGCAGCCAGCGGCAACCTAATTTTGTCAAGCCTGACCCTAGGCTCACGCACCCTTTTCGTTTATACTTCTCTCCAGTTGTTCAGCCCTGGAGGCCCATCTGTCCCTTACTATTTGAGTCCCTGTTGTCTCATTGGCAGCTTTCTGAGCAGCTGCAAAATGTTTTTCACTTTAGGTGGAAGTTAGGATCACCAGCGTCTGGCCTGGAACAGTCACTCTCAGCAAGAGCTCTTTCAGCTCTGACATTCCCTAGCTTGACAGACTCGGGTGAGTGCTAAACTAACTCCTCCCAGCTTCCCAAGGCTGGACTTTCACTGCGGGCAATAATTAATGAGGCGTTTACTCAAGGGCTGGGGAATAATGTGCACTgcttttttgtgttgttgttgtcgtcGGAAACTGCTTGGTTGCCTAGCACCCCAGTCGTCCTCCTGGTCGTCCTTCCTCGCAGATCATCTGTTTCAGCCGCCTCGCAACCACAGATCGGCGGCAGGGGCCGGAACGGAGACGAGAGCTGCTCGCGCGCGCTCAGGGGGCGGCCGCAGCACCGCCCTCCCCGGAGGACAATGCTGCGAGGCAAGTCCCGGCTCAACGTGGAGTGGCTGGGCTACTCGCCCGGCCTGCTCCTAGAGCGCAGGCCGCTCCTGGCAGGGCGTACGCCCCGCAGCCCTGGCCGGTAAGTCACATGCAGGCTCCCAACCGCGCctgcgcccgccgccgccgccgccaccgggCGTCACCTGGGCGCCGCGCCTGCGCGCTGCAGCCCACAGCCCGGCACTCGCCGGCACTTCCGGCGTGGCCCGCCTGGACCGGTCGCCCGCCTACCCGACCGAGCGCGACTGCGGAGCCCAGCCGGCGTCTGAGCGTCTGAGCTGCGGCCGTGGCGACGCCATGGAGCGCCTTGATAAAGCGGCGCTGAACGCGCTGCAGCCGTCCGACTTCAGGTAGTCCGGAGCGAGGCGGAGTCAGGCGGGGGCCTAGAGCACCAGGCGGACTGgcccgggccgggggcggggcgagAGGGAAAGCCCGGGCCGACCGGTGGGTGGGCATGAGGTCAGGACCTTCGGGGCTGCGGTTGAGGGCTAGACGAGGAGGGGGGAAGCAGGTTGGGCCCTGCATCGTCTGCACGCCGGGGCCCTACCCTTCCCTCGGGAGCGAGGGACCCGGGGTCATGGTGGCTAGGTGGGCGGGTTCTTCAACTCTTGTTTCTGGCCTAGCACTTCTTTCTCTGTTGTCTGTATTGCGATCTTGCAGCCTTTCTCCCCACTGCAGGgtgagctccctgaggacaggaaCCGGGCCTTCTCCATCTCCGGGTCCCCTGCAGGGCCCACATCGTCagggcttaataaatgtttgctgcatGAGTGAACGAATGGAAGGGATAAAGGGCCGCCCCGGGTTTGAGTCTACTTCCCTCAGGGAGTCAGCAGGATGGGGGCTGGTGGCTGAGTAGGAGGAACCTGAGGAAAGAGCAGGTGGTCCTTGTGGACTAGCCTGGCCCATGATACCTCTAGAGGTCAGAAGGTGGGAAGGATTTAGCTACCATTCAGTGTGTGTGCTCCAGGCCCAGCTTAGGTGCTTTGTTACATGcccgtgtgttagtcactcagtcgtgtctgactctttgcaacccatggactgtggcccgccaggctcctctgtccatgggattttccaggcaagaaatactggagtgggttgctatttcttttctgtaggagatcttcccgacccaaggatcgaacccacgtctcctgtgtctcctgccttgcaggcgggttctttacccgcTTTGTTACATACattatcagaattttaaaagtgcTTAGTTTGCTACTTGTTTAAAAACAATGAAGTTGACTCAGGATAAGTGGCTTGCGCAAGATCACAGGATTACCTCGCACAATTAGTAAGTGTTGAAAGCTAGCAGTTGTCCAAGCCCACGATCTTTGGAGCCCCCGtgatctttttcactctcacaaTGGCGAtgtaggtggttttttttttaaaaaaattactgtttatTAGTGAGGcctccaacaaatatttatattaagtATACTTAAAATACAGCGTACGCCTCCTAGACTGATTTTAGTGTTTCTGCATGGAATTTGCAGTGAAATCTACTTGCAGTATAGGCCTTGCCATAAAGGGGAACATGGTAAGCTTCATCTGCTTAGTGTTTCCTGCAGAAGTTTATCTGAAGTGGGTAAACTCTAGATGGTTCTCAGAGTGGGGGCACAATCCTCAATTATTTGTGTGAGGCTAATTCTAACTCTAAATGTTCGAATTCTTCCTAAGAAGGCTCAGAGACACATAGGATAAATTAGTTGAATGACCTCAGTTGCTTTGTTTTGGAATACCTCACCAGGTTATACCCAAGCTGGCTTGTGCCAGCAGAACCACTGGCTGTAGTGGGCTGTGGCTGGAAGCCAAGGAGAAAATGTCATATAAACACTGGAGGAAGTTTGAAAACTAGTTTTCAAAAGTTTGTATGCTTAACTTTGTCCTTAGTCCTGTATTTGAGAGACTGAAAGTCAAATTTTGGGGGCTTAAGATAGAGAGGTAAGAAGGAATTGAAGACAAGCAGCAAGTTGTTGAGATATGCTCTATGTAGAATGTGTGGGCTTAGAAATTAACATGCAGAAAAGATTGTGTTTGGGTGGTGGGATCGTAAGTGATTTTGTGTGCTTTAAAACATGATATTATATTCTCTTTTCAATAACAAACTTTTCTCAAAGTCAGGCCAGATAATTGATAGTCAAGAGATAAAGAACAGATGAACTGGTTAACCTTCCCTTTCTCTAGATTCTCAAGCTTTGTTTGTTTATCAGATTAGATGATCTGAACTTTGCACACCAAAAACACAAACATTGTGAAGGCCAAGTTTTTTTGGGGGTCGGTCCACAAAAGAATTGGCCAAATACTGACttcttgtatgtatgtatgtatttttaaatttttttacacaatttttaaaggttacactccatttatagttactgcAAAattttggctatattccctgtattgtacaatacatccttgtggCCTGTCTCCACAGTATTTTGTACCTCACACTCCCCTCCCCCCTGTTGCCCCTCCCAAccctccccactggtaatcactaagtttgttctctttatctgtgaatctgcttctttttgttaCATTCCctggtttgttgtattttttagattccacatataaacgatatcatgcagtatttgcctttctctgcctggcttgtttcacttagtataatgccctttaagtctgtccatgttgctggaaatggcacattgattcttttttatgactgagtagtattccattgtatgtattatgcatgtgtgtgtgtattgcatCTCctttgttcatctgttgatggacacgtgggttgcttctgtatcttggcaattgtaaataatcctGCTGTGAACActagagtgcatgtatcttttcaaattagtggtttttgttttctgtggacatgatttttctgtatttttatagaaCTGCAGACACTCATTCTTGATGaagataaattttctaaaaattttatattaggaAACAGTGTAAGGAAGTTTGGGTATATTAGATGAGAATTGTATATCTCAGTGATCACTAAAGTGAGATGTATTAAAAGATGTTTCCTTGAAGTatggaaagaaaacagatttctacgtaaatttttttaaccttaacaTTTTTAGTAtctgtttttccttgtttttgtacTTTAAAGACTCCATGACTAATGTGTGTatagataatttatttaaaaatcattatgcCAATATGGGGGtatgcgacttcactttcacttttcactttcatgcattggagaaggaaatggcaacccactccagtcttcttgcctggagaatcccagggacgggaagcctggtgggctgccgtctgtggggtcgcatagagtcggacacgactgaagcgacttaacagcagcagcagctcaaaaCTTTAATGATGGATCACACAGTCAAAAAAGTTTGTAGACCATTGGTGTAAACTTAAGATGTTCCCTTTCTTTCTGGGCTGCCAGAAGCCTCCCACCCTGTAATGGTATACACACAATTATAAGAATTCCTTTGCCTGGATTTTCTAGGGGTACAAAGCAATGTGTACCTCTGGGTACACATTGGACTGTCTGGGACACAAGCTGTCATGTTAAGTGCTGTGATAACAGGCATGAAGTAAGTGTGGTTGGGTCCCAGAACAGTGAATCGTTCCAGCTGGCATAATCAGGAAAGCTGCCTAGAGGAGAGGCAGCTTATTATTTTGAAAGGACCTTGATGGCGGGGCTGTATTCTTCATAGAGATGTAGATAAAAACTGGAACCTCTTGCTGAGGATTACCAGGAAGAATTAAGTTCAAGTGTTGACTATGAACATAAATTTAGACATGTGTTAAGGTTATAGAGGAACAACACTTGCCGCCCCAAAATGTCTCTTTGATGTGCAGATTATTTCAAACTGAAAACCGTCAAGGCCCCAGagactcaggaagaaactttAAGCTTCCCCTTAATTGCCTGAAAAAATTTAGACAGAGGGCCTGTTCCTGGAAGGGAGCTGTCACCAGAGATATTTGCAAAGAATATGGGCTAGGTGTGGTGGGGTCGGGGGACAGAGCATAGAAACCAGAGACTACTCTGGGTCCCATAGACTCTACATGGCCTAGGAAACACTTGTTGACCAAATAtctgcttttccatctccatgtgTATTGTCTTCTTCCTGTTTGAAGTCCCAAACCCCTACCTACAgcatcttcttttgtctttacCTGAAGACAATATTTAAGGCGAGGGTTTTGGCCATTTGGCAAGTTACTCAGTTCTCCTGGGTCTCTTCCGTGTatacatgtttttaaactttgtttgattttctcctgttaatctgtcttgtgtccgtttaattcttagaccagccgcAAAGAACCTAGAcagtagaggaaaatttctttatCCCTGACAAGGTAGTGTGAGAGTGGTTAGATTTAAGGGAAAAGGGACCTTTAATCTACAGGATAAAACTATGGatggggggtggtgggtgggtgggtgggtgggtgggtgtgtgtgtgtgtgtgtgtgtgtgtgtgtgtgtccagggtTGCTGGAAGCTTACTACAGCTTCACTGTCAGAAGTGTTATCATTTGTGATGATGCATGGGGCCAATATTGAAAAGTGGCTAAAACAACATTAAGGAATATTTGAAAGTGGGAAAGTTACTTTATTATTGTGTATTAATCTGGAGTCCTTTTTCATGTGCACACCTTTTGAATATAATCGAACTAGTATACATCTATACTGTTGGCAGAGTTTTTCTGGAAAGGAccggatagtaaatattttagattttgaggGTCATGTGGTCTGGCACCACTACCAAGCTCTGTCTCTGTATCTCCCTGGAGTCTTAGGTGATGCATAAACAAGTGGGTGTGGCTATATGCCAGTTACACTTTATTTACAGAAGTAGGCAAGGGGCCTTTCAGGGCTTATTTGGCAGACCGCTGATTCTCATAAAAACAGTGTAATCTGCCTTGTTGATTTTTCAcacagatatttactgaataatcgtcaaaataaattttaatggtTCCCTATTGATAAGCATCATTTGTGAAATCATTTCTCCTTTATTGGATGCTTTTATGTTACCCATTGTTACTGTTTTAAGTAGCCATTTATCtaacttgtttttctttaatagtaTGATTTTAGAAACTTGATTACATTCTTCAGAATCATTTTATTGTATTCTGGAACAAAACTTTCCCATTGGAATATTTCCATTGATTTTAAAAGTCTATGAGCGATACAATGCACGGAACATAAAGTGTTTTGATATCAAACTTTTAATGCATCCATGCTGTGTGAAGACCATTTAAATTGTGCTCTCGCTACTTAATTACAAAGAAATGTGAGCAAAGTTTCCTTCAGCTGCATCCAGATTGCTCTGGGCTCCTTTGTCTTTGGAGAGTCTCATACCTTGTCTGTACTGTATTCAGCTAGCCGCTGATAGGATGCTTTGTGAAGGAACCTCATTAGTTGTTTTCTGTGTATCTTCTGCCTTGCTACCTCCATCCTGAATTCTGTAAATCGTGTATATTTGCATAGCACTTGGAAGATTTCCAAACCACTTTTTGCACTTTACACTTCTTTTCACCCTGGGCCTGCCACTGGATCTCTAGGCTATTCGAATTTGGAGTCCCTGGCACTGCTCTTCTTCTGGCCACTGTTTTCTAGGCAAGGGCAAGGttcccagcatcttttctgtGGGTATTTATAGCATTTACGAACACAAGAATAGTTTGAAATGGCTTTGCAGGCtctgattttctctttgtttacttttttccagAAATGAAAGTTCATTAGCATCCACTCTGAAGACGCTCCTGTTCTTCACCGCTTTAATGATCACTGTACCTATTGGGTTATATTTTACAACTAAATCTTACGTTTTTGAAGGTAATCCTAGACATAAAACAAGACATTTTCACCCTTAACTATATATGAGATTCTATGCTCTCATATCTCTTTATATCTGTAAACTGGATATTAATTTGCTTGCttgcttctgttttgcttttcaaaaatccCATTGCTCATAATGAATCTTCATGAAATGAATTTTTTATCACTCAGTTATTTGTTTGACATCGTATTGGTTTATGGTTTTCTGTGTGATAGCTTGCAGATCCTTTCTTTTAACAGTCCCTGGAGAGCGAGAGTTGGTTGACATGGGAGGAGGACTTTGGGGGAATGTTTCCTTGCTGGCAGACattggaaggaagagaaaataaagcccTCTTTATTATGTCAGAGTCCTTAGATGAAGTGATTAATTGtgattttcattgaaaataatgttcTTCATGTGTAGAAGGTATTCACATCTTTACATGAATACTTGATTTATCACCACACAAAGTATTCCTTTTTAATTGTCTGACTAGTTCAATAAATATAtaggtaataaaaataatgttttgatttttatatttttatatattttggaataaaATGGAAACTTTTTTCTCTTGATAGGCGCCTTTGGGATGTCCAATAGGGACAGCTATTTTTATGCTGCTATTGTTGCAGTGGTCGCCGTCCACGTGGTGCTGGCCCTCTTTGTTTATGTGGCCTGGAATGAAGGCTCACGGCAGTGGCGTGAAGGCAAACAGGATTAAAGTGAACATTACCTTTTGATAGTgttaaactgattttttaaaatggtaaattgatCTGGGATATTGATGATTTCAATAAAGTTGTAAGAACTTGTTAAAATCAATCTTGAGGAGTCACATTTGACCAATGTAAATTTTGGTCCTTCTAAAACAATGCCTTGTATCATCAGTTTTAATTGTCTGAGTCTCTCATTTGCAAATGAGAGTTTGGAAAAGCTAAATTGATTATAAATAAGTATGTGAAATTAATTATGCATTATTCTGGGAAGAACTTGATTATCttacaacaaaaaaatgttttatagcaTTTTGTCTTTTAGTTGGCTTTGTTTTATGCTCTGGTTGTATTCAGATGTACATAGTGGAGCAAATCTAAATTTTATTCTTCGCTGGAACACTTTTCCTGACTATCATGAAAATACAAGGTCATTAGATTTTGGGTTGTAAATGCCTGTTGAAAATTGCTTAAATTGTGGACACTGGTATTAATCTGAGTGTCACTGAGAAATTTTGCATAAAGTAGTAGTAATCCCTAGTCAATAGAAATCTTTCATTACATTATTTCATGGGGAAACTAGGCTGAATCACAGCCATTCATGTAAAAGGACTGGGTTTATTAAAGAATGCAGATAGCAAAGCAAAGAGCTAGCTGCCTGGGCACCTGGCCTGCTCCCTAAAGGCCTCTTACAGGCCAGCCTCCTCCTTTCAGAGAAGCTCTTTAATGGTCTGCTTTGCTCTGTCACTCAACAGTGAACTTACACTTTAATTATGAAGTTGTGTAAACTCggtttttcctacttttaaataatgtatatgaaagaatttacatttaaatatgttcatttttgcATACTTACAGAGTGTAAACAATCAtgaaaatcaattatttttatcACCCAGGAAGTATTCTTGGAATTTTTAATCAGTGCTATTATGTCCCAGATATATATAGATAATCCTTGAAGTCCTTCCTGATAGAAAAAGACCCCGTTTTTTAGTATCCTTGGTCTGTGTTCTTTTCAACCACTTGGTACTATTTGTGTGTAATCTAAACACACGCAGGGAAGAATGCATcttaaaacaggaagaaaatgttAATTCCCTGTAGTGTGGCCACCTGGAGATAACCACTGTTTTGGTTTACATCCCTGTGCATTTCTGAATGCTAGTTTGATACACAGTAAAAGTTTGGTTTAAGTTCAGAATCTGCCAATATTATCTGGTGTCTATTTGCATTTTTTCAGATGAGTGATTATTGGATGTTTTCTTAAACAGCACATTCTACCTTTACTCTTCTAACtagatatttcattgtatgtatctCTGTCATTAATAATTCCTCATACAATGGCCCTTGCTGTGAGTGTTTGCCATCATGGATTTTGTTAGTTCTCCTGTACTTTTGGATGTCGTGGAATTGGACTAAAGGAGCAGAGACGTAGTTAGGCATAAAAACCACAGAAGCCTTTTATGTTTAATTGCCAAGAAAAACCAAAATGATTATTGTAGGACTATTTTTTATTCCTGCTTATAGTTAAATGTTATTTGCAGTTT
The nucleotide sequence above comes from Bos javanicus breed banteng chromosome X, ARS-OSU_banteng_1.0, whole genome shotgun sequence. Encoded proteins:
- the VMA21 gene encoding vacuolar ATPase assembly integral membrane protein VMA21 isoform X1; its protein translation is MLRGKSRLNVEWLGYSPGLLLERRPLLAGRTPRSPGRNESSLASTLKTLLFFTALMITVPIGLYFTTKSYVFEGAFGMSNRDSYFYAAIVAVVAVHVVLALFVYVAWNEGSRQWREGKQD
- the VMA21 gene encoding vacuolar ATPase assembly integral membrane protein VMA21 isoform X2; this translates as MERLDKAALNALQPSDFRNESSLASTLKTLLFFTALMITVPIGLYFTTKSYVFEGAFGMSNRDSYFYAAIVAVVAVHVVLALFVYVAWNEGSRQWREGKQD